The Nostoc sp. 'Peltigera membranacea cyanobiont' N6 genome contains the following window.
CAGAAAAGTTTCCGCCTCCATCCATACTTCCGCCCAAGAGGGGCTTTGCTTCTAGGATAAAAATATTCCCGCCAGGGATTCCGCCCTCCCGAATCATGAAGGCTGCGGCTGCCAAACAGCCGATGCCACCACCCAACAGGTAGGCATTAGATTTTTTACCCATGTCAACTAAGTAAGAGCAAAGGTTGGTTTAATTGTGTCTTACGTCTTTTGTCAGCCTAAATCTAAAGTTCTTGACGTGTCGGACGGATGATGATTTCATTCACATCAACATCATCGGGCTGCTCAATGGCATAAACGATCGCACGGGCAATAGCATCTGCATCAATGGCGATCGCATAAAGTTGATTAATTCCTGCTGCTGTATCTTTATCGGTAATAGTGCTGGTTAACTCAGTAGCAACGGCTCCTGGTGAAATATTAGTTGAACGGATTTCACCATTTGACTCTAGCCGCAACCCTTCAGAGATCGCTCGCACTGCGTACTTGGTAGCACAGTAGACTGCTGACCCCGCAAACACCTTATGTCCGGCCACTGACGATAGGTTAATGACATGACCAGACTTTTGCTGACGCATAATTGGCAAGACGGCAGCAATCCCATAGAGAACGCCCTTGATGTTGACATCGATCATCCGATCCCACTCCTCCACCTTTACTTGGTCGAGGGGAGAAAGGGGCATCAAACCGGCATTATTAATTAGTACATCGATCCGGCCATAAGTACTCAAAGTTTTCTTCGCCAAGGCTTCCACCTGGGAGCGATCTGTCACATCTATCACTTGATAGGTTGCAGTTCCTCCTGATTTAGCGATCGCTGTAACCAGTTCTTTCAGCCGATCTTCTCTGCGGGCGGCCAGCATCAGTTTGGCTCCACTAGCAGCAAGTCGCTTCGCTGTGGCCTCACCTAACCCACTGCTGGCTCCGGTGATGATTACCACTTTGTTTTCAATAAGAGACATATTGATTCCTGTGGGTTAATGAAACGTTGGGTATTATTTAAGCTGAACTCAGCATTATTTAACCATATCAACTAGATTGTAACTGGATCAACGTTTTTGTACCGGCAGCGTCACTAATCCTAACCGCTATCATCACACCATTTGAGTCCTGTCCTGTTAAAACTTCTGTTGGTGAATCGATCGTGTGAGCATAGGTTACTTCATGTTTTCCCACTTCAATCACCAAATCATCTCCCTTGTATGTGTATATGTCATGACTTTGTTTCTCTTCTTTATGTCAATTCTTCGATAAGCTTGCTTTCAGGAGGCAGAGGGTAGGATTCCTCTTGCCTTCTTCACTTATGTCTTACTTCTCGGTAGTTTCCGCAGCAGCTTCAGCATCTAGTCTGGCAGCGATCGCTTCTAAAGTTGCTTTTTCAGCTTCTTCCATTGTCGCCATTGCTAAGAAAGCTACGGTATTTGCATGGTTTTCAGCCCTATCTGCCCGATGTTCGAGTTTTTTGACTTTGCGACTGGTTTTCCATTCCTCAACCTTCGACTTCACCTCAGATTCTTTTTCCTCGAATTGAGCTTTGAGCTTTGTCCGGTACTCATCGAATTCTTTTTTCTTACCGTCTAGCCTTGTCTTCGCTTCATCAAGTTGAGATTCAATCTCAGCTTGAGTTTTTTTCGGTACAGATTGAATGCTTTCCCTGAGTGATTTTGCCCGTTCTTCAACCGCTTCTAAATTGTCATGAAGTTTTTTAGTGAAGTTATCAATGGTAATACTCATGGTGCTTCCTATCGTATTGTTTAATCTCTGGAATTTGGCTCTATCCTCATCAAGTTTTTATTGAATACTAACTTGAGTTTTATCACCACAAATTCAATTCTTACAAATTTCGTTCAACATAACCTCTACTTTTGGAACGTTTTAGTAGAATTTATACAAATCACACGCTATTTAAATCATTTTTAAAACATAATTTATCTGGCTAAAATATAGCTATAGAAAGTAGTCAGAATACTATACTGATAAAGGAATAGAGTTTTAATGATGAATAAAATTTAAAATTTATTTTGCCCACAAAGGGCAAGGTTTTAAACTAATATTCACCACCCCATCGTACAGAATTAATACCTGTTTTCTGACTCATGAGTTCTGAATTCTTCTTCATAAAAGTTTTGCAGTATTTCAATCACTAACTAAATGCGATTCCATTGGTGGCTCAAGTGGTAACGCCAACCAAAACAAAAGGGATAGGAACAAAACAAGTCCAGGTATGATGACTGCTAAAGCAACTGTGACAATCCGTACTCCTTGAATTGGTAATTGCCAGCGCTGTGCAACTGCTGCACACAATCCTGCAATTACTTTGTGGCGACGACTGCGGTAAAAAGCAGGAGTTGGTATTCCTGAAATATTTGCTTTTGTTGGCGATGGATTAACTTTTAGAACTAAAGAAATAATGAGTCCTATAGAACCCAAAATAGCCGATGGAATGGTAAAAATTGCCAGCCAGTGAGCGAAGACCATCCCTGAAAGTAGTCCTCCAAGCCAGGAAGGGGAAGGACAATGATAGACTATAATTTCTGCTTTACAAGCAAAGCGATCGGCCAAACTTATTCCTCCCCAAGCTAGTAGGAGTGGGGCAGTTCCGTATAAGATACATAAGCTCAATAAAACCAAGTGCCAACGCTTCGATTGCCCTCGCAGAATTGCAATTGAAGCCAGCGCTGGGCCAACAAATAACAGGATCAAAATCAAAGGATAGTAAATCAAAGATTTTCTGGGATAGGTTTTCTTGACTTAGATTGAATCACTCGTTTGGGTCGATTGAGAAACTTTAACTGATCAAACCAAAGTAGTGCGATCGCACCACCCCCTAAACAAATTGCTAGGTCGATTGGGTGTAAAAATGAGAAGCTAAATAATTGACGTAAGAACGGAACATACAGCACTAATAAAAGAAAAATCAGTCCCCCACCAATCACCCACCAAAGGGCATTATTAGGAGATTTCAGAATTTTTAGGCTGAGGCGCGATGAAGAACTTTCGCTCAAAATTAAGAATAAATTTGCCAAAATCAAGGTTGTAAATGTTAAAGCATTCACCAACCGCAATTTTTGTTCGGGAACGGCTCTTGCAAAGATATTCGTACTTTGAATACGTTGATCGAGTTCAGCGTCACTCATGAGATCCAATTCCGCTCCCGTCAGAATGGCTCCCATTTGCATCAATCCAATTTGACGGGCAATGGTTTGAGCGGTTCCGGGATAATCACCCGTAATCATCACTACTCGAATACCTGCGGTATAACATTCTTGAATTGCCGCCGCAACGTTTGGACGCACTGGATCGGACAATCCCACTAATCCGACAAATTGAAAAGGAAAGTCATGTTGCTCGTTGGG
Protein-coding sequences here:
- a CDS encoding SDR family oxidoreductase, giving the protein MSLIENKVVIITGASSGLGEATAKRLAASGAKLMLAARREDRLKELVTAIAKSGGTATYQVIDVTDRSQVEALAKKTLSTYGRIDVLINNAGLMPLSPLDQVKVEEWDRMIDVNIKGVLYGIAAVLPIMRQQKSGHVINLSSVAGHKVFAGSAVYCATKYAVRAISEGLRLESNGEIRSTNISPGAVATELTSTITDKDTAAGINQLYAIAIDADAIARAIVYAIEQPDDVDVNEIIIRPTRQEL
- a CDS encoding PspC domain-containing protein; its protein translation is MIYYPLILILLFVGPALASIAILRGQSKRWHLVLLSLCILYGTAPLLLAWGGISLADRFACKAEIIVYHCPSPSWLGGLLSGMVFAHWLAIFTIPSAILGSIGLIISLVLKVNPSPTKANISGIPTPAFYRSRRHKVIAGLCAAVAQRWQLPIQGVRIVTVALAVIIPGLVLFLSLLFWLALPLEPPMESHLVSD